One Pelagicoccus sp. SDUM812003 genomic window carries:
- a CDS encoding VPDSG-CTERM sorting domain-containing protein, whose product MKTHLKLVLAALSSLVAAATCLAIPASYGTATHSTTEWQELATYDNNGLVDEQGVFWSVDNGVTWGREALSVGQTVKFQFNMHKRNVGTHYADFVKAWIDWNKNGSFDDPSETIIFAKQELPNVNGSYTPPAPGEADFVFESGDFTIESFHIGSLWLRARVVCSESLNDKRANSVWEDQWDLSDETYNNLFQPTGHLWQGEVEEHKISVVPDASSTIALLGGALFGLAFFRRQARR is encoded by the coding sequence ATGAAAACACATCTAAAACTTGTCCTCGCCGCACTTTCCTCCCTCGTAGCGGCCGCGACCTGTCTCGCCATTCCCGCCTCTTACGGCACGGCGACGCACAGCACCACCGAATGGCAGGAACTCGCCACCTACGACAACAACGGCTTGGTCGATGAGCAAGGCGTCTTCTGGAGCGTAGACAATGGCGTCACCTGGGGAAGAGAAGCCCTATCCGTCGGCCAGACCGTCAAGTTCCAATTCAACATGCACAAGCGGAACGTCGGCACGCACTACGCCGACTTTGTGAAGGCATGGATTGATTGGAATAAGAACGGCTCGTTCGACGATCCGAGCGAGACGATCATATTCGCGAAGCAAGAGCTGCCGAACGTAAATGGATCCTATACACCTCCAGCTCCTGGTGAAGCAGATTTCGTATTCGAGTCCGGCGACTTCACCATCGAAAGCTTTCACATCGGCAGCTTGTGGCTCCGAGCTCGCGTCGTCTGCAGCGAATCCTTGAACGACAAGAGGGCGAACAGCGTTTGGGAGGACCAATGGGATCTAAGCGACGAAACGTACAACAATCTGTTCCAACCCACCGGCCACCTATGGCAAGGCGAGGTCGAAGAACACAAGATCTCCGTTGTTCCCGACGCTTCTTCCACCATCGCGCTTCTCGGTGGCGCCCTTTTCGGTCTGGCGTTCTTCCGCCGCCAAGCGCGTCGCTAA
- a CDS encoding choice-of-anchor I family protein, whose protein sequence is MFSSLRCLTLSLLTAGIASHAIAGISLVPRGTYHTGVFDESAAEIVDFDPATNQAYVVNGDSDSIDVLDVSDIDNPVLKFSIDVSAYGSPNSVTVDPRKRIREIAVAVASDPVTDPGHVLFYTTDGTFLNSVEVGALPDMVTYSPFGFQLAVANEGESARDEDDNPIFSEDPEGSVSLITVFRGGKHVDADDVTTIDFKSLNGGVPEGVRIFPQAESIAQDLEPEYIAFSPWGNTLWVTLQEANAVAIVDAWSGELEKVVPLGTIDHSIPGFGLDASDRDDQINITNWPVKGMFMPDSIASYSFLGKPFYITANEGDDREFDAVRIKDLDLDPTAFPNADELQENEAIGRLSASIIDGDIDNDGDFDELYTYGTRSFSIWDRKGNLVFDSGDDFETITSLLLPVDFNSSNDDNDDFDSRSDAKGPEPEAVTVGTIRGRTYAFIGLERIGGIMVYDVTNPYDPEYIEYVNTRNFEVDADTPEAGDLGPEGLKFVPAHKSPTRKPLLLVASEVSGTTTIFEIESDRGWKWHRGFFGFVKRGWGHR, encoded by the coding sequence ATGTTCTCATCATTACGTTGCCTAACCCTTAGTCTTCTAACCGCCGGAATCGCCTCGCATGCGATAGCCGGCATATCGCTGGTCCCTCGTGGGACTTATCACACCGGCGTTTTTGACGAAAGCGCTGCAGAAATCGTCGATTTCGATCCCGCTACCAATCAGGCTTACGTCGTCAACGGCGACTCTGATTCGATCGATGTGTTGGATGTTTCCGACATTGATAATCCTGTTCTCAAGTTCTCCATAGACGTGAGCGCGTACGGTTCGCCAAACAGTGTGACTGTCGACCCCAGAAAACGGATACGCGAAATCGCTGTTGCCGTGGCCTCCGATCCAGTGACTGATCCGGGCCATGTCCTGTTTTACACGACTGATGGCACGTTCCTTAATTCTGTGGAAGTCGGAGCTTTGCCGGACATGGTGACCTACAGCCCTTTTGGCTTTCAGCTAGCAGTGGCCAATGAAGGGGAGTCAGCTCGCGACGAGGACGACAATCCTATCTTCAGCGAGGATCCGGAAGGATCGGTGAGTTTGATCACGGTCTTTCGCGGCGGAAAGCATGTGGACGCCGATGATGTGACCACTATTGATTTCAAGAGCCTCAATGGCGGCGTACCGGAAGGCGTGCGTATCTTTCCGCAGGCCGAATCGATCGCCCAAGATTTGGAGCCAGAGTACATCGCGTTCAGTCCTTGGGGAAATACGCTTTGGGTGACGTTGCAGGAAGCGAACGCTGTCGCCATCGTGGACGCTTGGAGTGGCGAGCTGGAGAAGGTCGTACCCCTCGGGACTATTGATCACAGCATCCCCGGTTTCGGACTGGATGCGAGCGATCGTGATGACCAGATCAACATAACCAACTGGCCGGTCAAAGGCATGTTCATGCCCGACTCGATCGCCAGCTATTCCTTCCTCGGCAAGCCGTTTTACATCACCGCCAACGAAGGAGACGACCGCGAGTTTGATGCCGTGCGTATCAAGGATTTGGATCTCGATCCCACGGCGTTTCCGAATGCGGACGAACTGCAGGAAAACGAAGCCATCGGTCGCCTCAGCGCCTCTATCATCGATGGGGACATCGATAACGATGGCGACTTCGACGAGCTCTACACTTATGGCACGCGTTCTTTCAGTATCTGGGATCGCAAGGGCAACCTTGTCTTTGATAGCGGGGATGACTTCGAGACCATCACGAGCCTGTTGCTGCCTGTCGATTTTAATTCGAGCAACGACGACAACGATGACTTCGATAGCCGCAGCGATGCCAAAGGCCCTGAGCCGGAGGCGGTCACCGTTGGCACGATTCGAGGCCGCACCTATGCTTTCATCGGACTCGAGCGCATCGGAGGCATCATGGTATATGACGTGACCAATCCCTACGATCCGGAGTATATCGAGTATGTGAATACGCGAAATTTCGAAGTGGACGCCGATACTCCTGAAGCTGGCGACCTTGGACCGGAAGGATTGAAATTCGTGCCAGCCCACAAGAGCCCGACTCGCAAGCCGTTGCTCCTGGTTGCAAGCGAGGTTAGCGGAACGACCACTATTTTTGAAATCGAAAGCGATCGCGGTTGGAAGTGGCACCGCGGTTTCTTCGGTTTTGTGAAGCGTGGCTGGGGCCACCGCTAG
- the fusA gene encoding elongation factor G, with amino-acid sequence MATDLSKYRNIGIFAHVDAGKTTTTERILKLTGKIHKLGEVHEGESTMDFMEQEAERGITIQSAATTCFWPGSEQQFDSHRFNIIDTPGHVDFTIEVYRSLKVLDGGIGVFCGSGGVEPQSETNWRYANDSEVSRIIYVNKLDRIGADFFRVVKQIETRLGAKPLVMVLPIGRESELKGVVDLLTRTAWVWDESGDPMNYTKKDVPEDMKDAVEEWREKLIETAVEQDDELMEAYLEGNEPSIEDIKKCVRKGTINLDFFPTYCGSSFKNKGVQNVLDAVVEYLPNPTEVKPQPEVDAEGNETGEFAIVDPKKPVRALAFKIMDDKYGALTFMRIYSGTIGKGSTLLNTFTGKTERIGRIIEMHANDRNEVDSCQAGDIVAFLGMKTVQTGHTLADPDHPATLEPMVFPDPVISIAITPKDKANAEKLGVALGKMVAEDPSFRVETDEDSGETILKGMGELHLDIKVDILKRTYGAEVIVGKPQVAYRESITAPINDGYTHKKQSGGSGQYAKIEYSITPGEPGSGFTFESSVVGGNVPKEFWPAVEKGFKSSVERGVLAGYPMVDVHFNLQDGGYHPVDSSAVAFEIAAKAAYRQSLPKAKPQILEPIMKVDVFVQEENIGDVIGDLNRRRGMIKEQDSTPTGVQIKAEAPLSEMFGYIGSLRTMTSGRGQFSMEFSHYAPTPKNVSEEIIKEAKEREEAKKK; translated from the coding sequence ATGGCAACAGACCTATCCAAGTACAGGAACATCGGTATTTTCGCCCACGTTGACGCGGGCAAAACCACCACAACTGAGCGTATTCTCAAGCTCACTGGCAAGATCCACAAGCTCGGTGAAGTTCACGAAGGTGAATCCACCATGGACTTCATGGAACAAGAAGCGGAACGCGGCATCACCATCCAATCCGCGGCGACCACCTGTTTCTGGCCAGGAAGCGAGCAGCAATTTGATTCCCACCGCTTCAACATCATCGACACCCCGGGTCACGTCGACTTCACCATCGAAGTCTACCGTTCGCTCAAGGTTCTCGACGGCGGCATCGGCGTTTTCTGCGGTTCCGGCGGCGTCGAGCCTCAGTCCGAAACCAACTGGCGCTACGCCAACGACTCCGAAGTCTCTCGCATCATTTACGTAAACAAGCTCGACCGTATCGGGGCGGACTTCTTCCGCGTGGTCAAGCAGATCGAAACCCGACTCGGCGCCAAGCCGCTGGTCATGGTTCTGCCCATCGGCCGCGAATCCGAGCTCAAGGGCGTGGTCGATCTCCTCACCCGCACCGCTTGGGTGTGGGACGAATCCGGCGACCCGATGAACTACACCAAGAAGGACGTTCCTGAAGACATGAAGGACGCCGTCGAAGAGTGGCGCGAAAAGCTCATCGAAACCGCAGTCGAACAAGACGACGAGCTCATGGAAGCCTACCTCGAAGGCAACGAGCCATCGATCGAAGACATCAAGAAGTGCGTTCGCAAAGGCACCATCAACCTCGACTTCTTCCCGACCTACTGCGGCTCCTCCTTCAAGAACAAGGGCGTGCAGAATGTGCTGGACGCAGTCGTCGAGTACCTGCCAAACCCGACCGAAGTTAAGCCGCAGCCAGAAGTGGACGCGGAAGGCAACGAAACGGGCGAGTTCGCGATCGTCGACCCGAAGAAACCGGTTCGCGCCTTGGCGTTCAAGATCATGGACGACAAGTACGGCGCCCTGACCTTCATGCGCATCTACTCCGGCACCATCGGAAAGGGTTCGACGCTGCTCAACACCTTCACCGGCAAGACCGAGCGCATCGGCCGCATCATCGAGATGCACGCCAACGACCGCAACGAAGTCGACTCCTGCCAAGCGGGCGACATCGTGGCTTTCCTCGGCATGAAGACCGTGCAAACCGGCCACACCCTCGCCGATCCCGATCATCCAGCGACCCTGGAACCGATGGTCTTCCCGGATCCCGTTATCTCCATCGCCATCACGCCGAAGGACAAGGCCAACGCTGAAAAGCTGGGCGTCGCTCTGGGCAAGATGGTGGCTGAAGACCCCTCCTTCCGCGTCGAAACCGACGAGGACTCCGGCGAAACCATCCTCAAGGGCATGGGCGAGCTTCACCTCGACATCAAGGTGGACATCCTCAAGCGCACCTACGGAGCGGAGGTGATCGTGGGCAAGCCACAAGTCGCCTACCGCGAGTCCATCACCGCTCCCATCAACGACGGCTACACGCACAAGAAGCAGTCTGGCGGTTCCGGTCAGTACGCGAAGATCGAATACTCGATCACTCCAGGCGAGCCCGGTTCCGGCTTCACCTTCGAGTCCTCGGTCGTGGGCGGCAACGTGCCGAAGGAATTCTGGCCTGCGGTCGAAAAGGGCTTCAAGTCCTCCGTCGAACGCGGTGTTCTTGCTGGCTACCCAATGGTCGACGTGCACTTCAATCTGCAGGACGGTGGCTACCACCCGGTGGACTCCTCCGCAGTGGCTTTCGAAATCGCAGCCAAGGCCGCGTATCGCCAGTCCTTGCCAAAGGCCAAGCCTCAGATCCTCGAGCCGATCATGAAGGTAGACGTATTCGTGCAGGAAGAGAACATCGGCGACGTCATCGGCGACCTCAACCGTCGTCGCGGCATGATCAAGGAACAGGATTCCACGCCGACCGGCGTGCAGATCAAGGCCGAGGCGCCGCTCTCCGAAATGTTCGGCTACATCGGCTCCCTCCGTACCATGACGTCCGGCCGCGGTCAGTTCTCCATGGAGTTCTCGCACTACGCGCCGACTCCCAAGAACGTTTCCGAGGAGATCATCAAAGAAGCCAAGGAACGCGAAGAGGCCAAAAAGAAGTAA
- a CDS encoding trypsin-like peptidase domain-containing protein, with translation MMIRAIALSLFISNLAFGAVGFDRLTFQNGTEIVAEVIKKDDQYVVLDLGFEVLKIPSDQILTIEEADGGAQEQQSEQNGLYTVGRLNAAPVNELVKSFGDSVVMVKTPSGLGSGFFINENGYLVTNYHVIERETNITVSVFDRTESGYERKELKKVKIIALHPVRDLALLQVDQEEAADVQIKPVVLSQDDGVDVGSLVFAIGNPLGLERSVSQGIVSSRTRSIGYLRFIQTDAAINPGNSGGPLFNARGEVVGVACAGHAMFAGLAFGIPVQDLIDFLDNKETYLYDSSFPQNGVKYLAPPYREYEGDEPEKNNPESSEK, from the coding sequence ATGATGATCCGAGCAATCGCCTTATCCCTTTTCATCTCTAACCTTGCCTTCGGAGCAGTCGGCTTTGACCGGCTCACCTTTCAAAACGGCACCGAAATCGTGGCCGAAGTGATCAAGAAGGACGACCAGTACGTGGTGCTCGATCTGGGCTTCGAAGTGCTGAAAATCCCCTCGGACCAGATCCTCACGATCGAGGAGGCCGACGGCGGCGCCCAGGAGCAGCAGAGCGAGCAGAACGGTCTCTACACGGTGGGCCGCCTGAATGCGGCCCCGGTCAACGAGCTGGTGAAAAGCTTCGGCGATTCGGTGGTTATGGTGAAGACGCCGAGCGGTCTCGGCAGCGGATTCTTTATCAACGAAAACGGCTACTTGGTCACCAACTATCACGTGATCGAGCGCGAGACCAACATCACGGTGAGCGTCTTCGACCGGACCGAAAGCGGCTACGAGCGCAAGGAACTGAAGAAGGTCAAGATCATCGCCCTGCATCCCGTGCGCGATCTCGCTCTGTTGCAGGTCGACCAGGAGGAAGCCGCCGATGTGCAGATCAAGCCAGTGGTGCTTTCTCAGGACGATGGCGTGGATGTAGGTTCGCTGGTGTTCGCCATCGGCAATCCTCTCGGCTTGGAGCGATCCGTCAGCCAGGGCATCGTGTCCTCCAGAACCCGCTCGATCGGCTACCTTCGCTTCATCCAGACCGACGCCGCCATCAATCCCGGCAACAGCGGCGGACCGCTGTTCAACGCCCGCGGCGAAGTGGTCGGCGTAGCTTGCGCGGGTCATGCCATGTTCGCGGGCCTGGCCTTCGGCATCCCCGTGCAGGACCTCATCGACTTTCTCGATAACAAGGAAACCTATCTCTACGACTCATCTTTCCCCCAAAACGGGGTGAAGTACCTCGCCCCACCTTATCGGGAGTACGAGGGTGACGAACCCGAAAAGAACAATCCTGAATCCAGTGAAAAATAG
- the aroQ gene encoding type II 3-dehydroquinate dehydratase produces MKIAVLNGPNLNRLGKREPEIYGSKTLDDIAAELRSAIPEAEFEFYQSNHEGDLVDKFSELAESDCQGVIFNPAAYSHTSVALRDAISASGLTVIEVHISNIHSREQFRHHSFTAEVSKGVITGLGTDGYLLAARALL; encoded by the coding sequence ATGAAGATCGCAGTGCTAAACGGCCCCAATCTGAATCGTCTCGGCAAGCGCGAACCGGAAATATACGGCTCGAAGACGCTCGACGACATCGCGGCCGAACTGCGATCCGCCATTCCGGAAGCGGAGTTCGAATTCTACCAGTCGAACCATGAAGGCGACCTGGTGGACAAGTTTTCCGAGCTCGCCGAGTCCGACTGCCAAGGCGTCATCTTCAACCCAGCCGCCTACTCGCATACCAGCGTGGCCCTGCGCGACGCGATCAGCGCTTCGGGCCTGACCGTGATCGAAGTGCATATCAGCAACATCCACAGCCGCGAGCAGTTCCGACACCACTCGTTCACAGCCGAGGTGTCGAAGGGCGTCATCACCGGGCTTGGCACCGACGGCTACCTACTGGCGGCCCGAGCGCTGCTCTGA
- a CDS encoding Nif3-like dinuclear metal center hexameric protein codes for MIELKKLVEFCDQRARTHQVKDFSGALNGLQFANDGMVTKIGAAVDAGLVPFQKAIEAKIDFLIVHHGMFWSGAKPVVGSEYDKIRSLIDGNLAVYSCHLPLDAHPEIGNNALLAKKLGIKPVDTFLPYEGTDIGLIGQWNSTRADLRAVLKQTFGQRFSAIEYGSDAPEKICVLTGSGASAIEHVKATGADTFVTGELRQHHFNQAQELGLNVYACGHYATETFGVSALAAEAAKAFHLKWEFIKTECPL; via the coding sequence ATGATCGAACTGAAGAAATTGGTCGAGTTCTGCGACCAGCGCGCCCGCACCCACCAAGTGAAAGACTTTTCCGGGGCCCTCAACGGCCTGCAATTCGCCAACGACGGCATGGTGACCAAGATAGGAGCGGCGGTGGACGCTGGACTGGTCCCCTTCCAGAAGGCGATCGAGGCGAAGATCGATTTCCTCATCGTGCACCACGGCATGTTCTGGAGCGGAGCCAAGCCCGTAGTGGGATCTGAATACGACAAGATCCGCTCCCTCATCGACGGAAACCTGGCGGTCTACTCCTGCCATCTGCCGCTCGACGCCCACCCCGAAATCGGAAACAACGCTCTGCTGGCGAAGAAGCTGGGCATCAAGCCAGTTGATACCTTCCTGCCCTACGAAGGCACCGACATCGGCTTGATCGGCCAATGGAACAGCACCCGGGCCGATTTGAGAGCCGTGCTGAAGCAGACCTTTGGGCAACGCTTTTCCGCTATCGAATACGGCTCGGACGCGCCCGAGAAGATCTGCGTGCTCACAGGCAGCGGAGCCAGCGCCATCGAGCATGTGAAAGCCACCGGAGCGGACACCTTCGTCACCGGAGAACTGCGCCAGCATCATTTCAATCAAGCTCAGGAGCTCGGCTTGAACGTGTATGCGTGCGGTCACTACGCGACCGAAACCTTCGGCGTGTCCGCTCTCGCCGCCGAGGCGGCCAAAGCCTTCCACCTGAAATGGGAGTTCATCAAAACGGAGTGTCCGCTCTGA
- a CDS encoding YqgE/AlgH family protein, translating into MYDESHEDTIELAGSLLLAHPHLKDPNFASTVVLLTAHEEAGSLGVVLNRFTGKRLRELSPDFEELGLGDIPIYEGGPVNQDQLIIAAWKTLTEEGAFKLYFGMEPVVAQSKMQTDPDLEFRAFKGYSGWGEGQLMGELEDNAWVVSDVDAGSISKLEGEQLWRHLIMEVNPELGLISLEPKDPDSN; encoded by the coding sequence ATGTACGACGAGTCGCACGAAGACACCATCGAACTCGCAGGTTCCCTGCTGCTAGCCCATCCGCACCTGAAGGATCCAAACTTCGCGAGCACGGTGGTGCTGCTGACTGCCCACGAAGAGGCCGGCTCGCTGGGTGTGGTGCTCAACCGCTTCACCGGAAAGCGACTGCGCGAGCTCAGTCCGGACTTCGAGGAGCTCGGATTGGGCGACATCCCCATATACGAAGGCGGGCCGGTGAACCAGGATCAGCTCATCATCGCTGCGTGGAAAACCCTGACCGAAGAGGGCGCCTTCAAGCTCTACTTTGGCATGGAGCCAGTCGTGGCTCAGTCCAAGATGCAAACCGATCCGGATCTGGAGTTTCGGGCCTTCAAGGGCTACTCCGGCTGGGGCGAGGGTCAGCTGATGGGAGAGCTCGAGGACAACGCATGGGTGGTCAGCGACGTGGACGCGGGCTCCATTTCCAAGCTTGAAGGCGAGCAGCTCTGGCGTCATCTAATAATGGAGGTGAACCCGGAGCTCGGCTTGATTTCGCTGGAACCAAAGGATCCGGACAGCAACTGA
- the ykgO gene encoding type B 50S ribosomal protein L36 — protein MKVVSSLKSAKTRHPDCQVVRRKGRLYVICKTNPRFKARQG, from the coding sequence ATGAAAGTAGTCTCTTCACTGAAGTCAGCTAAGACACGTCACCCCGACTGCCAAGTAGTGCGTCGCAAGGGCAGACTGTACGTGATCTGCAAGACCAATCCGCGTTTCAAGGCCCGTCAGGGTTAA
- a CDS encoding type B 50S ribosomal protein L31, with the protein MKKGIHPDYHPTVFVDVSSGKQFLTNSTIKSGQTETIDGVEYVKVVRDITMDSHPVYTGEKRFVDTAGRVEKFQNKFRRRR; encoded by the coding sequence GTGAAAAAAGGTATTCACCCAGATTATCATCCAACCGTCTTCGTCGACGTATCGTCCGGGAAGCAGTTCCTGACGAACTCCACCATCAAGTCTGGCCAGACTGAGACAATCGACGGCGTCGAATACGTTAAGGTCGTTCGCGACATCACCATGGACTCCCACCCGGTCTACACCGGCGAAAAGCGCTTCGTCGACACCGCTGGCCGCGTGGAAAAGTTCCAGAACAAGTTCCGTCGTCGCCGCTAG
- a CDS encoding HAD-IB family phosphatase, producing the protein MAKNLIFIDCDSTLSSIEGIDELARLRGEDTFRECENMTNRAMDGEIAIEDVYGARLNLIKPSAEECARIGQLYIETVEPTAKSFLEKLRALDWEPIIVSGGLTQVIAPFAAYLGVDRVRAVDLIFDENGGYVGFDENCPTSRMGGKMEIIEADRAALEAMRVVMVGDGSSDLETQPFVDLFIGYGGFLERPKVKAEAKAFVYRLSDIPNLLTAF; encoded by the coding sequence ATGGCTAAGAATCTCATCTTCATCGACTGCGACAGCACCTTGAGCTCCATCGAGGGCATCGACGAACTGGCCCGTTTGCGGGGCGAAGACACCTTTCGCGAGTGCGAAAACATGACCAATCGAGCCATGGATGGCGAAATCGCCATCGAAGACGTCTACGGGGCTCGGCTGAATCTGATCAAGCCGTCCGCCGAAGAGTGCGCCCGAATCGGCCAGCTCTACATCGAGACGGTGGAGCCGACCGCCAAGTCCTTCCTGGAGAAGTTGAGAGCCTTGGACTGGGAACCGATCATCGTGAGCGGAGGGCTGACGCAGGTGATCGCTCCGTTCGCTGCCTACCTCGGCGTGGATCGGGTCAGGGCGGTGGACTTGATCTTTGATGAAAACGGTGGCTACGTCGGTTTCGACGAAAACTGCCCGACCTCGCGAATGGGCGGCAAGATGGAGATCATCGAAGCCGACCGAGCAGCCCTCGAAGCGATGCGTGTCGTGATGGTGGGAGACGGTTCCAGCGATCTGGAGACGCAGCCTTTCGTGGATCTTTTTATCGGATACGGCGGATTCCTCGAGCGCCCGAAAGTGAAGGCGGAAGCCAAGGCGTTCGTATATCGGCTGAGCGATATCCCAAATCTGCTGACTGCCTTCTAA
- a CDS encoding 1,4-dihydroxy-2-naphthoate polyprenyltransferase translates to MLSDWIDAARPKTLPAAVVPVTVGAAEAYRAGAFALWPTAVCLVFALLVQIATNMANDYYDHIRGADTKDRLGPERLVASGRISPRAMLWASLGVFALAFFIGLNLVAYRDWYLLVVGIVSIVFGYGYTGGPFPLAYRGLGDVFVVLFFGLVATMGTYYVLVGELAISAASLGLAIGLLANNILVVNNYRDRDTDRAARKMTLIARWGLRFGRAQYWSQLAGAAGSLLAYAWLTDSVWALLPLGAFPLGAKLAVDLGRTDGRALNGILAKSAGLVLLVGALLAAGVVLSA, encoded by the coding sequence ATGCTCTCGGATTGGATCGACGCCGCCCGCCCCAAGACGCTGCCCGCGGCCGTGGTGCCCGTGACGGTCGGGGCGGCCGAAGCCTATCGCGCGGGAGCCTTTGCGCTTTGGCCCACCGCTGTCTGCCTCGTATTCGCATTGCTGGTGCAGATCGCGACCAACATGGCGAATGATTACTATGACCATATCCGCGGAGCGGATACGAAGGATCGTCTCGGTCCGGAGAGACTTGTGGCTAGCGGTCGTATCTCTCCTCGAGCGATGCTCTGGGCCTCGCTTGGCGTTTTCGCCCTGGCGTTCTTCATCGGCCTAAATCTGGTGGCCTATCGCGATTGGTATCTGCTGGTTGTAGGCATCGTATCCATTGTATTCGGTTATGGATACACTGGTGGTCCGTTTCCGCTCGCCTATCGAGGACTGGGCGATGTTTTCGTGGTGCTCTTTTTCGGCCTCGTCGCGACCATGGGCACTTACTACGTGCTGGTGGGTGAGCTTGCGATCTCCGCTGCTTCGCTCGGGCTGGCGATCGGGCTGTTGGCGAACAACATTCTGGTGGTTAATAACTACCGCGATCGCGATACCGATCGAGCGGCCCGAAAAATGACGTTGATCGCCCGCTGGGGGTTGCGGTTCGGACGGGCCCAATACTGGTCTCAGCTCGCTGGTGCCGCGGGCTCGCTCCTGGCTTACGCCTGGTTGACCGATAGCGTCTGGGCGCTGTTGCCTCTTGGGGCTTTCCCTTTGGGCGCGAAGTTGGCGGTGGACCTGGGGCGAACCGACGGCCGGGCGCTCAACGGCATTTTGGCCAAAAGCGCCGGACTGGTGCTGCTGGTGGGCGCGCTGCTCGCTGCAGGAGTGGTTTTAAGCGCCTAG
- a CDS encoding aldo/keto reductase, with protein sequence MIYYVFPDGGRMPMIGLGTYGLRGEDGARCVLEALDMGYRHLDTAATYENEREVGRGMALSQVSREEIFLTTKVDREDLCYDRFIASCESSLERLNTDYVDLLLVHWPNREVPIEETLRAAQRLVEQGKARRFGVSNFIRPYLEEAVGADRLPIATNQVEYHPYLNQKGLLRYCLEKRILLTAYSPLGHGKGHVLNDPVLQEISQRIGRTVAQVALRWLLQKGIAVIPKSASRSRMAENLAAADFELEEGLAQRIEALEERKRLIDWWPGDFEKDPGAFE encoded by the coding sequence ATGATTTATTACGTGTTTCCCGATGGCGGCAGGATGCCTATGATTGGTTTGGGGACCTATGGGCTTAGAGGCGAGGACGGCGCTCGCTGCGTGCTGGAAGCCCTCGACATGGGCTATCGACATTTGGATACGGCGGCGACCTACGAAAACGAGCGGGAGGTGGGCAGGGGCATGGCGCTCTCCCAAGTTTCTCGCGAAGAGATCTTCCTCACCACCAAAGTGGATCGAGAGGATCTCTGCTACGATCGTTTCATCGCGTCCTGCGAAAGCAGTCTTGAAAGGCTGAATACGGACTACGTCGACTTGCTGCTGGTGCACTGGCCGAATAGAGAAGTGCCGATCGAAGAGACCTTGCGAGCAGCGCAGCGCTTGGTCGAGCAGGGGAAGGCGAGACGCTTCGGCGTATCCAATTTTATCCGACCTTATCTCGAGGAAGCCGTCGGCGCGGATCGTTTGCCGATCGCCACGAACCAGGTGGAGTATCACCCATACCTCAACCAAAAGGGCCTGCTACGCTACTGCCTGGAAAAGCGGATTCTGCTCACCGCCTATTCGCCTTTGGGGCACGGCAAAGGGCATGTTCTCAACGATCCGGTTCTCCAGGAGATCTCTCAACGAATCGGACGGACGGTGGCCCAGGTCGCTTTGCGCTGGCTTCTGCAGAAAGGCATCGCGGTGATTCCCAAATCCGCCTCGCGCTCTCGAATGGCGGAGAATCTAGCAGCCGCGGATTTCGAGCTGGAAGAGGGCTTGGCGCAGCGCATCGAAGCGTTGGAAGAGCGAAAGCGCCTGATCGATTGGTGGCCCGGGGACTTCGAGAAGGATCCCGGAGCCTTCGAATGA